A stretch of the Medicago truncatula cultivar Jemalong A17 chromosome 5, MtrunA17r5.0-ANR, whole genome shotgun sequence genome encodes the following:
- the LOC11416944 gene encoding F-box protein At3g07870, translating to MKRTRESIASSMKRTRESIASSTTRHRSKPAKELGSFADLSSLIITNILLQLPIKDVSICKCVCKTWNALISEPYFATLYSQHASLGFLLRTRNLRLVSRTLHLLEYQPKKFRRAFDIDVVNFNPKFKLPLRNANDTYQPTPYKPEDDKFSVVNSCNGLLCLSEPYTVNHLVVCNPIIGEFIRLPEAIGIANTRKPICAALGFQPKTNEYKVIRMWKRCDGWCYKSDVMVVEMHTLGTATWRNVEVDPMFSFTRLGSPTCVNGALHWINYDDKNKTRSILCFNFESEKFQSFPSPPHPHHKRLSITMVELKGFLYICESTVNSCVVWLMKKYGIGESWTRVFCSDNFNGIPLCFGLCRPVKHFENGGGALLIQNSYSCDSFIYYEPETRVFKVYSVDGAVSPWFELFPHSPGLISLKDVVKGGNIEVQNVYSRCAKVRVPEENESLSKIRRI from the exons ATGAAAAGAACAAGGGAGTCAATTGCCTCTTCCATGAAAAGAACAAGGGAGTCAATTGCCTCTTCCACGACTAGGCACAGAAGCAAACCAGCAAAAGAACTTGGATCGTTTGCAGATCTTTCATCCTTAATCATAACCAACATTCTGCTTCAACTCCCTATCAAAGATGTTTCCATTTGTAAATGTGTTTGCAAAACATGGAATGCACTGATTTCAGAACCATATTTTGCCACATTATACTCTCAACATGCATCACTTGGTTTCTTGCTTCGGACTAGGAATTTAAGACTAGTGTCGAGAACTCTGCACCTTTTGGAGTATCAGCCAAAAAAGTTTCGCCGTGCATTCGACATTGATGTCGTCAATTTTAATCCTAAATTCAAGCTTCCTCTTCGCAATGCTAATGACACATATCAGCCAACTCCTTACAAGCCAGAAGATGACAAATTTAGTGTGGTGAATTCCTGCAATGGCTTGCTTTGTTTATCTGAGCCATATACTGTAAACCATTTAGTTGTTTGCAATCCAATTATAGGTGAGTTTATAAGACTACCAGAAGCTATCGGAATTGCAAATACTCGGAAACCAATATGTGCTGCTCTTGGCTTCCAACCTAAAACTAATGAATATAAGGTGATAAGAATGTGGAAGAGATGTGATGGGTGGTGCTATAAATCTGATGTTATGGTTGTTGAAATGCACACACTGGGAACGGCAACATGGAGGAATGTGGAAGTTGACCCCATGTTTTCATTTACGAGGCTTGGATCTCCAACTTGTGTGAATGGAGCACTTCattggatcaattatgatgaCAAGAATAAGACACGGTCAATATTGTGTTTCAACTTTGAAAGTGAGAAGTTTCAATCCTTCCCTTCTCCCCCGCATCCTCATCACAAAAGACTGAGCATCACCATGGTAGAATTAAAGGGCTTTCTTTACATATGTGAATCAACTGTGAATTCTTGTGTAGTGTGGCTTATGAAAAAATACGGTATCGGTGAATCATGGACTAGGGTTTTCTGCTCCGATAATTTCAATGGAATTCCCCTGTGTTTTGGTTTATGTAGGCCAGTAAAACACTTTGAGAATGGTGGTGGTGCCTTATTGATACAAAATTCCTATAGCTGTGATTCCTTTATATACTATGAACCAGAAACACGTGTATTCAAAGTTTATTCCGTTGATGGGGCTGTATCACCCTGGTTTGAATTATTCCCTCATAGTCCAGGTCTCATCTCattgaaggatgttgttaaagGAGGCAACATCGAGGTGCAGAATGTCTATTCACG GTGTGCAAAGGTTAGAGTgccagaagaaaatgaaagtttatcaaaaataagaagaatatgA
- the LOC120580529 gene encoding replication protein A 70 kDa DNA-binding subunit C-like, translating into MLSFYGDAIVTEEGSDDNTIPRYIFEFVNFNDLIKRCGKEVLADVIGFIIDVDPIEEKTTVNGKVDMLSLHLGDGSGNVLKVTLWDDYAPMFNQKLIDQMHATPKPNVAIFTSTLVKQYQGELYVSSSRSTTIYINIDTPEVADLILSSKCVI; encoded by the exons ATGCTTAGTTTCTATGGTGACGCAATTGTGACTGAGGAGGGCTCGGATGACAACACAATCCCTCGCTATATCTTTGAATTTGTTAATTTCAATGATCTTATCAAACGTTGCGGGAAAGAGGTGTTGGCAG ATGTAATTGGATTTATAATTGATGTGGATCCAATTGAGGAGAAAACAACCGTCAATGGGAAAGTCGACATGTTGTCACTTCATTTGGGGGATGGCAG TGGGAATGTCTTGAAGGTAACGCTATGGGATGACTATGCTCCGATGTTTAATCAAAAACTGATAGATCAAATGCATGCTACTCCTAAGCCAAATGTGGCAATTTTTACCTCCACTTTGGTAAAACAATACCAAG gtgAGCTTTATGTTTCGTCTTCAAGATCCACAACAATTTATATCAACATAGACACCCCTGAAGTTGCTGATCTAATTTTGTCGTCCAAGTGCGTCATTTAA